One Ictalurus furcatus strain D&B chromosome 21, Billie_1.0, whole genome shotgun sequence genomic region harbors:
- the lhfpl5a gene encoding LHFPL tetraspan subfamily member 5 protein, which yields MSKLIPAQEAAKIYHTNYVRNARAIGVLWIIFTICFAIITMVVFIQPYWIGDSVDTPQSGYFGLFHYCIGNPITGELVCKGSALDFGSIPSGAFKTAMFFVGISFLLVVGTIGCFGLFFFCNAGSVYKICAWMQLAAATCMVIGCMIYPDGWDSEEVKRMCGQRTDKYTLGNCTVRWAYILAIISIMDSLVLSFLAFVLGNRQDKLLPEDFQVGENTGKMTSYFYTYTHTRLNPSKSST from the exons ATGAGTAAACTAATCCCAGCTCAAGAAGCAGCCAAGATCTACCACACCAACTATGTGAGAAACGCCAGAGCCATCGGTGTGCTCTGgatcatcttcaccatctgcTTTGCCATCATCACCATGGTGGTGTTCATTCAGCCCTACTGGATCGGGGACAGTGTGGACACCCCGCAGTCTGGATACTTCGGTCTGTTCCACTACTGCATCGGAAACCCCATCACAGGAGAGCTGGTGTGTAAAGGAAGCGCTCTGGATTTCGGATCCATTCCTTCTGGAGCCTTTAAGACGGCCATGTTCTTCGTGGGGATTTCATTCCTGCTGGTTGTGGGCACCATCGGATGCTTCgggctcttcttcttctgtaacGCCGGCAGTGTGTATAAGATCTGTGCGTGGATGCAGCTGGCcgccg CTACCTGTATGGTCATAGGCTGTATGATCTACCCAGACGGCTGGGACTCGGAGGAGGTGAAGCGCATGTGTGGACAGCGCACGGATAAGTACACGCTGGGGAACTGCACGGTGCGCTGGGCTTACATCCTggccatcatcagcatcatGGACTCCCTCGTCCTCTCCTTCCTTGCCTTTGTACTGGGCAACCGACAGGACAAACTGCTGCCAGAGGACTTCCAGGTGGGGGAGAACACAGGTAAGATGACAAGCTAtttctatacatacacacacacaaggttaaATCCATCTAAAAGTTCTACCTAG